One genomic region from Bartonella australis AUST/NH1 encodes:
- a CDS encoding invasion associated locus B family protein, translating to MSKNWNITASFLFIFILLSNSVGFADEKDNIYTVHPPRLSVPRGKPGETRRVIMQFNYWTLICDENRVLKQGICNVTQTIHDKEDQVIFSWSLVSTKSGQPVMLFRAMSNADTKIPIKLLLDGVKEPLWVNYKQCDETVCLAQLAVGPTLSKQIEQKKNVRISYKIKNGKTLSFVAPFEGLSEALFSLQR from the coding sequence ATGTCAAAAAATTGGAATATCACCGCAAGCTTTTTGTTTATCTTTATTTTGCTGAGCAATAGTGTAGGTTTTGCTGATGAAAAAGATAATATTTACACAGTGCATCCGCCACGGTTATCTGTTCCGCGTGGGAAGCCTGGTGAAACGCGTCGGGTTATTATGCAATTTAATTATTGGACTTTGATTTGCGATGAAAATCGGGTGCTGAAGCAAGGGATCTGTAATGTGACACAGACTATCCACGATAAAGAAGATCAGGTAATTTTTAGTTGGTCGCTTGTATCTACAAAGAGTGGTCAACCGGTTATGCTTTTCCGGGCGATGTCAAACGCTGACACGAAAATTCCTATTAAATTGCTTTTAGATGGGGTTAAAGAGCCTCTTTGGGTTAATTATAAACAATGTGATGAAACAGTTTGTCTCGCGCAATTAGCTGTCGGGCCGACTTTAAGTAAGCAAATAGAGCAGAAGAAAAATGTGCGCATTTCTTACAAGATTAAAAATGGCAAAACGCTTTCTTTTGTGGCCCCTTTTGAAGGACTGAGTGAAGCACTTTTCTCTTTACAACGATGA
- the proB gene encoding glutamate 5-kinase, with protein MALGSQKLEQYKRIVVKVGSALLVDPQAGLRVEWLKSLVSDVAELRQKGVEILLVSSGAIALGRTLLHLPKGTLKLEESQACAALGQIELAKAYSETLDRHGLRTGQILLTLFDTEERRRYLNARATINTLLHFRAVPVINENDTVATSEIRYGDNDRLAARVATMMGSDLLILLSDVDGLYTSSPYLDPKAEFIPFVTSITSEIEKMAGAAASGFSRGGMKTKLAAGKIANSSGTAMIIASGKALNPLAAIDRGGRKSFFAASEKPINAWKTWISGNLDPSGTLMIDQGAVKALESGKSLLAVGVIAVEGVFDRGDTVAIVGVDGIEVARGLVNYGKDEIVRIMGCKSKEIERVLGHGPRSAVVHHNDMVLRYLADFT; from the coding sequence ATGGCGCTTGGATCACAAAAACTTGAGCAATATAAACGTATTGTCGTCAAAGTTGGTTCTGCACTTTTGGTTGATCCCCAAGCAGGGTTGCGAGTTGAGTGGCTCAAGAGTTTGGTAAGTGACGTTGCTGAGTTACGCCAAAAAGGAGTGGAGATTTTACTAGTGTCTTCTGGCGCTATTGCTTTAGGGCGAACATTATTACATCTTCCTAAGGGGACTTTAAAATTGGAAGAAAGCCAAGCGTGTGCTGCTTTGGGTCAAATTGAACTGGCTAAGGCTTATAGTGAGACACTTGATCGCCACGGATTAAGAACAGGCCAGATTTTACTCACGCTATTTGATACGGAAGAACGGCGGCGTTATTTAAATGCGCGTGCCACCATTAATACGCTTCTGCATTTTAGAGCTGTGCCCGTTATTAACGAAAATGACACTGTGGCAACGAGCGAAATTCGCTACGGTGATAACGATCGTTTGGCAGCGCGTGTTGCGACTATGATGGGTTCAGATCTTTTGATACTTTTGTCAGATGTTGATGGTCTTTATACGAGCTCTCCTTATCTAGATCCGAAGGCTGAATTTATCCCTTTTGTTACATCAATTACGAGCGAAATTGAAAAAATGGCGGGTGCTGCTGCTTCAGGGTTTTCAAGGGGCGGAATGAAGACAAAGCTCGCTGCTGGAAAAATAGCTAATTCTTCTGGGACGGCTATGATCATCGCGTCGGGTAAGGCCTTGAATCCTCTTGCGGCAATTGATCGAGGGGGACGTAAGAGTTTTTTTGCTGCCAGTGAAAAGCCGATAAATGCTTGGAAGACTTGGATTTCAGGCAATTTGGATCCATCTGGTACCTTGATGATTGATCAGGGGGCAGTTAAGGCGCTTGAATCTGGAAAGTCATTATTAGCCGTGGGGGTTATCGCGGTTGAGGGCGTTTTTGATCGCGGAGATACGGTTGCAATTGTTGGCGTAGATGGGATTGAGGTCGCTCGCGGCCTTGTAAATTATGGTAAGGATGAAATTGTGCGCATTATGGGCTGCAAAAGTAAGGAAATAGAACGCGTCCTTGGGCATGGGCCGCGTTCTGCTGTAGTGCATCATAATGATATGGTTTTACGCTATTTGGCCGATTTTACTTAA
- a CDS encoding RlmE family RNA methyltransferase, whose translation MKKTTIISTGGRGGSGSHELYQRVKKKAGAIKPSSRRWLERHLNDPYVHQSKIDGYRSRAAYKLIEIDERYKIFKKGQKIIDLGAAPGGWCQVAACIVGSSDQKPSVVGIDYLHVDPLPGVVMLEMDFLHENAPQELMRALGTKPDIVLSDMAAPTTGHRQTDHLRTIYLCEAAADFAISVLKPGGHFLTKTFQGGAENILLTTLKQNFKTVRHVKPPASRAESAELYLLALQFKGKTEIQR comes from the coding sequence ATGAAAAAAACGACAATAATATCAACAGGTGGACGTGGTGGTTCAGGGTCGCATGAATTATATCAACGAGTGAAGAAGAAAGCAGGGGCTATTAAGCCGTCATCACGGCGATGGCTAGAGAGGCACTTAAATGATCCTTACGTTCATCAGTCAAAAATAGATGGTTATCGTTCACGCGCTGCTTATAAATTGATCGAAATTGACGAGCGTTACAAGATATTCAAAAAAGGTCAAAAGATTATTGATTTAGGAGCAGCACCCGGGGGGTGGTGTCAAGTGGCGGCATGTATAGTTGGATCAAGTGATCAAAAACCTAGTGTGGTCGGTATCGATTATTTGCACGTGGATCCGTTGCCTGGAGTTGTGATGTTGGAAATGGATTTTTTGCATGAAAATGCGCCGCAAGAATTAATGAGGGCTTTGGGAACAAAACCAGATATAGTCCTTTCTGATATGGCGGCACCGACAACAGGCCATCGTCAGACAGACCATTTAAGAACAATTTATTTATGTGAAGCCGCTGCTGATTTCGCTATTTCAGTTCTCAAGCCTGGTGGGCATTTTTTGACAAAAACCTTTCAGGGAGGGGCAGAAAACATTCTTCTCACTACATTGAAACAGAATTTTAAAACAGTCCGACACGTCAAACCGCCCGCAAGTCGAGCAGAATCAGCTGAACTTTACCTCTTAGCGCTTCAATTTAAAGGAAAAACCGAAATACAACGATAA
- the obgE gene encoding GTPase ObgE — protein MKFLDQAKVYIRSGNGGAGAVSFRREKFIEFGGPDGGDGGRGGDVWALVVDGLNTLIDYRYQQHFKAKTGGHGGGRNMTGAKGDDIILKVPVGTQIFEEDNKTLICDLTEVGQRYLLAKGGNGGFGNLHFTTSTNRAPRRANPGLSGEERTLWLRLKLIADGGLIGLPNAGKSTFLASVTAAKPKIADYPFTTLHPHLGVVRIDAREFVLADIPGLIEGAHEGAGVGDRFLGHVERCRVLLHLISAQEEDVAKAYQTIRNELDAYGNGLSEKAEIVALSQVDTLSVEEREAKQAVLQKISGKSVVALSAVSHEGLENVLRSLAHIIETVHKDNLDENEKD, from the coding sequence ATGAAATTTCTTGATCAGGCTAAAGTCTATATTCGTTCTGGTAATGGCGGGGCGGGGGCAGTGTCATTTCGCCGCGAAAAATTTATAGAATTTGGGGGGCCAGATGGTGGTGATGGGGGGCGTGGCGGTGATGTTTGGGCCCTCGTTGTCGATGGGCTAAATACGCTGATTGACTATCGTTACCAGCAGCATTTTAAAGCAAAGACAGGTGGTCATGGCGGGGGGCGTAATATGACGGGCGCCAAGGGTGATGATATTATCCTTAAAGTGCCGGTTGGAACGCAGATTTTTGAAGAAGATAATAAAACATTGATCTGTGATTTAACGGAAGTCGGCCAACGTTATCTTCTTGCAAAAGGAGGCAATGGAGGTTTTGGCAATCTTCATTTTACGACATCCACTAATCGAGCTCCTCGCCGCGCAAATCCAGGTTTGAGCGGAGAAGAGCGCACGCTTTGGCTGCGCTTGAAACTGATTGCTGATGGTGGGCTTATTGGTCTACCAAACGCCGGGAAGTCGACATTTTTGGCATCGGTAACAGCTGCGAAGCCAAAAATTGCCGATTACCCTTTTACCACTCTCCACCCCCATCTTGGCGTAGTACGTATTGATGCGCGCGAATTCGTTTTGGCTGATATTCCCGGTTTAATTGAAGGTGCTCACGAAGGTGCAGGGGTCGGTGACCGTTTTTTAGGGCACGTGGAACGCTGTCGTGTTTTACTCCATTTAATTTCTGCTCAAGAAGAAGATGTGGCCAAAGCGTATCAAACTATCCGTAATGAACTCGATGCGTACGGAAATGGTTTGAGTGAGAAAGCCGAAATTGTTGCTTTAAGCCAAGTGGATACTCTTTCTGTCGAGGAGCGTGAAGCTAAACAAGCAGTTTTGCAAAAAATATCTGGTAAATCTGTTGTGGCGTTATCTGCGGTCAGTCATGAGGGCTTAGAAAATGTGTTACGTTCTTTGGCACACATTATTGAAACGGTCCACAAAGATAATCTCGACGAGAATGAGAAAGATTGA